GGAAGTGTAAAACATCCTATGTTATAACCTGCTAGATTAAGCATGTTGAAAGCTTTTTCTTTCCCATCTTTGTTCCTCGCTAATATATAACCTGTTGTTGACATGATTATATTCGCCAAGAAACCAAATAAAACGATCAAAAGCATTGATGTATCCATTTTAAAATTAGCAAAACCAGTAATTAACGCGCATGGCAGCGTAATATTCATAATAATTTTAGTAACAATCTTATAGTCTTTAGCTCCAAATATTCCTATTCTCTTTAAAACATTACCTATAATAATTATAAGAATAAAGCTAAAAGCTTTTATCAGTATTTCCCCCATCATATCTCCCTTTCTCTTATGTATATATGTATTAATTAATATTGCACATCTCAATTTAAAAAATTCTAAAAAGATTTCATCTCTAATTGACAATTGATTATCATCTTATACAAACAAATGAGCTGCATACTTAACTAATCTTTAGTTAACAATTGAACATTGATAACTACACCATATATTTTAATTATAGCACAGAAAAAAGCTACCTTAATAAATTTTCCATTTTATCAAGATAGCCACTGTTATTTATCTACTGTCTGCTTCTACTTTTATGCTTTGCAGTAGTTTTTGCATTATTTTTCCCCTTAGTATTTCTTGATTTATGATTATCACTTATTTGCTTACCTTTATTTCCTCTATTAGCATTTGTTTTATTACTTTTATCAACGGTATTACTTTCTTTACTTTTACTATATGAATTATTTTTAGAATTGTGACTTTTATCTCTTATAAGGCACTTAGGTCCATTACCAATTAAATCAGTTCTTCCTGCTTCTGTTAAAGCTTCATATACCAAAGTATAATATTTAGGATTTTTAAATTGAAGAAGTGCCCTTTGCATAGCTTTTTCATGTTTTGTTTTCGGAACATAAATTTCTTTCATTGTAGCTGGATCAAGTCCAGTATAATACATAGTTGTAGCTAAAGTTCCTGGTGTTGGATAAAAATCTTGAACCTGCTCCGGCTGATAATTTATATCTCTTAAATATTCTGCAAGTTCAATAGCACATTTTAAAGTACTTCCTGGATGAGATGACATTAAATACGGAATTATGTACTGTTTCTTCCCAAGCTTATTAGTTATTTTTTCAAACTTCGCTACAAATTTATCATAAGTTTCTCCTGCTGGCTTCCCCATATACTTTAAAACATCCCTAGAAACATGTTCAGGAGCAACTTTCAATTTTCCACTCACATGATGCTCAACTAATTCTTTAAAGAAGGTATCATCTTTATCAGCCATAATATAATCATATCTTAGTCCAGAACGTACAAATGCTTTTTTTACCTTAGGTACCTTCCTAATAGCTCTTAATAATTCTAAATATTCAGAATGATCCACATCAGCATTCCCACAAACACTTGGAGATAAACAATCTTTTCCCTTGCAGGCACCAAAAGCTAATTGCTTGGTGCAGGCAGGTTTTCTAAAGTTTGCAGTTGGTCCTCCCACATCATGTATGTAGCCTTTAAAATCAGGCATCTTAGTTATTTCTTCAACTTCTTGTAATATAGATTCCTTGCTTCTGCTTTGAACGACTCTGCCCTGATGAAAAGTTATAGCGCAAAACTTACAATCGCCAAAGCACCCTCTTGAACTTACAGTACTAAATTTCACTTCCTCAATTGCAGGTATTCCGCCTTTTGCTTCATAAATAGGGTGATAATTTCTCATATAAGGAAGGTTATATACTTCATCCAGTTCTTCTCTGTTTAATGGAGTTTCTGGAATATTTTGAACCAAATATTTATTTCCATGTTTTTGAACCAAAATATGTCCTCTTATCGAGTCTTGCTCGTCATCTTCAAGTTTACTTGCTTGTGCATATTTATATTTGTCAATTGAAACGTCTTTATATGAAGGGATTTCAATATAATCTTGAATATCTTCTAAACTTTCAGTCAGATAACAAGTCCCTCTAACATAAGTAATATCCTTCGCACGAACATTATTCTTCAAGCTTTCTGCTATAGCTACAATTTGCTTTTCCCCCATGCTATAAATCAAAAGATCAGCTGTACTATCTATTAGTATTGATTTTCTTACCTTATCACTCCAATAATCATAATGAGCAAACCTTCTAAGACTTGCTTCTATTCCACCAATTACAATATCAATATCTTTATATGCTTCTCTTATTTTATTACAATATACAATTGTTGACATATCTGGCCTATGGCCCATTTCCCCACCTGGTGAATAAAGATCTGCACTTCGTTCCCTTTTACTTACAGTATAATGATTAACCATAGAATCCATATTCCCAGCATTAACCAAGAAAGCATACTTAGGTCTTCCAAGCCTTTGAAAGTCATAAATCGACTTCCAGTCTGGCTGAGCTATTATACCAACTTTATATCCATTAGCTTCAAGAACTCTTGAAATAATTGCAGTTCCAAAACTATGATGATCTATATACGCATCGGCTGTGACTATAATAAAATCACATTCATCCCAGCCTCTTTCTCTCATATCTTTTTTATTTATTGGTACAAACTTTTTTTCAGTTGTCATTATTTCACCTACCTATTTTTCTCTTTGCCTATTATATCACAAAGATTATAATTATGTCTTAGAATATTTTTTAAGCTTTTCAAAGGAATCCAGAACTCAATTGTTAATTTTAGAGGATCAATGATTATTAACAGCTTAACATTTATAATTGAATATTGTTTTTTTGTGTAACACTTTTTATTTATGTTTAATATACTATTTCTATAACAAAGGATTTATAAAACACAAAGGAGAAATGAATTATGAGTAATTGCTGTTGTCGTAGACGCTGTTGTCGTAGATGCTGCTGTAATAATTGTTGTTTTAATAACTGCTGCAATAATTTTGGAAATTTCGGTGGTGGATTTAACAATAATGCATGGTTTTGGCTTCCTCTATTATTTTTATTCTAAAAATAATCATCTAAGTTAACTTTCATAAAAACATTATTATATTATTGCTATAATTCAGCAATAAATATGATATTAAAATAGACCTAAGAAAAATAAATTTCTTAGGTCTTACTTTTATTTTCAAATTTAATTAATTCTTAAAAGAATGTATTGGAGCAGGAATTCTTCCTCCTCGGTTTGCAAATATTTCTGATGACTTTCCATTTACCTTCATAACTGGTGCTGAACCCAAAAGTCCTCCAAATTCAACCATATCTCCTATTTTGCATCCTGGTGCTGGTATAATTCTAACTGCGGTAGTCTTATTGTTTATAACTCCAATAGCTGCTTCATCTGCAATCATACCTGCAATTGTTGAAGTTGGTGTGTCTCCTGGAATTGCAATCATATCAAGTCCAACAGAACATACACAGGTCATACCTTCTAATTTTTCTAAGTTTAAGCATCCGCTGTTAACTGCATCAATCATTCCTGCATCTTCTGATACTGGTATGAAAGCTCCACTTAAACCTCCAACATGACTACATGCCATAACTCCACCTTTTTTAACTGCGTCATTAAGCATAGCAAGTGCTGCTATAGTTCCATGTGTACCAACTTGTTCTAATCCAATTTCTTCTAAGATTTCTGCAACTGAATCTCCAACAGCAGGTGTTGGTGCCAAAGATAAATCCACTATGCCAAATGGTACATTTAATCTTTTTGATGCTTCATTTGCAACTAATTCACCCATCCTTGTAACCTTAAAAGCAGTTTGCTTAATTGTTTCTGCAACAACATCGAAAGATTCACCTCTAACTTTTTCCAATGCTCTTTTAACAACTCCCGGTCCACTCACTCCAACATTTATGATCCTTTCAGCTTCTCCAACCCCATGAAAAGCTCCTGCCATAAACGGATTATCTTCAACCGCATTTGCAAATACAACTAGTTTAGCACAACCAAAACCTTTCGCATCCTTAGTTAATTCAGCTGTTCTCTTTATTACTTCAGCCATATCTCTTACAGCATTCATATTTATTCCAGATTTCGTACATCCAACATTAACCGATGCGCAAACCTTTTTAGTTACTGCCAACGCTTCAGGAATTGATTGTATTAAAATCTTATCTCCCTTTGTACATCCTTTTTGAACTAAAGCTGAAAATCCACCCAAGAAATCTATACCTAACGTTTCAGCTGCTCTGTCTAAAGTTCTTGCAAACTCAACATAACTAGTTTCATCCGTAGCTCCTGCAATTATAGACATTGGTGTGATAGAAACTCTCTTATTTACAATTGGAATACCAAATTCTGTTTCTATTTGTCTTCCAACTTCAACTAAGCGTTCTGCTGATTTTGTAATTTTATCATATATCTTTGTTCTAGCCTTGTTTCCATCTGGATCTATACAATCCAATAAAGATATCCCCATAGTTATAGTTCTTACATCTAACTTTTCTTCTTCAATCATTTTTATAGTTTCAAGTATATTATTAGTATTCATAAGCCCCTCCTAATTATAATGAATGCATTGACTTGAATATTTCTTCTCTTTGTATCTTAACTTCAACCCCAAGTCTTTCTCCTTCTGATACAAGCCCTGCACGAACATCTTCAAAAGATCTGTTCATATCTTTACAATCCAAAACCATTATCATGGTAAAGAATCCTTGCATTATTGTTTGATTAACATCTAAAATGTTAATGCTGTATTCTAGCATTTTATTACTTACCCCTGCTATAATACCAACTTTATCTTGCCCAATTACTGTTAATATTGCTTTCATGCTTATCTACTCCATTCATATGTATTTTGAGGCAATTATTCAAAAAATATCCCTAAAATTATATCCAATTCCCAAGGAATTGGATATAATAAATAAGCACCTCAATTACTATCTTTATTCTATAATTTATATGATACTTTGTCAATTTTCACAGAACATTTTGTAATATTTTTTTCTTTTTGTTCGTGTTATAAATTATTTTTTCAAGTTCTTTAATACATTAAGAATATTATTTGGCTTATAAGTATAATCTACACATATTCTATTCAATCTAGTAGAAAGATCATTTCTATCAGCATAACCTCTTTCTATTGTAAATCCCATTGCATATCCTGCTTCCACAACAGCTTTTTTAGTATTATCATTATATTTCCCTTCAGGATAAGCAATAGCTGTTACAGGCTTACCTGTAACTTTTTCAATAGCGACCTTTGAATCTTTTAACTCTTTAAGCTGAGTTTTATAATTCATATCAGAAAGCCTTTTATGAGAAACTGTATGGGATTCAATATCAATACCATAATCACTCATTTCTTTCAATTCCTCTGGCGACAAACAATCAGATCTATTCATAAAGCTTGAAATAACAAAAATTGTAGCCTTCATATTTAATTCCTTTAATATAGGAAAAGCTAAAGTATAATTATCTCTATAGCCATCATCAAAGGTTATAATCACACTCTTCTCTGGAATAGGTTTATTCTCATATAAATAACCGTTTAGTTCTGCCATAGTCAAGGTTATATATCCAGCATCTTTAATTGTTTTAAGCTGTTCTTTAAAATTTTCAACCGGTATAACAATAGGACCTTTTTTCGTTTTATCTTCAGTAATCGAATGATAACAAATCACCGGAACTCCTCTATTATCATTAACCCAAACTATTTCATCTTCTCTTTTTTCTCCTGCTTCAGCGGTAGTATCTCCATTATTATTTTCATCCTGTTCATTCACTTCACTTAATCCCATATTTAAAGTAGCCTTCTCCTGTTTATCAATGCTAATCATTATAGAAGTAAAAATCACAGCTACGCAT
The window above is part of the Clostridium saccharoperbutylacetonicum N1-4(HMT) genome. Proteins encoded here:
- a CDS encoding YgiQ family radical SAM protein — translated: MTTEKKFVPINKKDMRERGWDECDFIIVTADAYIDHHSFGTAIISRVLEANGYKVGIIAQPDWKSIYDFQRLGRPKYAFLVNAGNMDSMVNHYTVSKRERSADLYSPGGEMGHRPDMSTIVYCNKIREAYKDIDIVIGGIEASLRRFAHYDYWSDKVRKSILIDSTADLLIYSMGEKQIVAIAESLKNNVRAKDITYVRGTCYLTESLEDIQDYIEIPSYKDVSIDKYKYAQASKLEDDEQDSIRGHILVQKHGNKYLVQNIPETPLNREELDEVYNLPYMRNYHPIYEAKGGIPAIEEVKFSTVSSRGCFGDCKFCAITFHQGRVVQSRSKESILQEVEEITKMPDFKGYIHDVGGPTANFRKPACTKQLAFGACKGKDCLSPSVCGNADVDHSEYLELLRAIRKVPKVKKAFVRSGLRYDYIMADKDDTFFKELVEHHVSGKLKVAPEHVSRDVLKYMGKPAGETYDKFVAKFEKITNKLGKKQYIIPYLMSSHPGSTLKCAIELAEYLRDINYQPEQVQDFYPTPGTLATTMYYTGLDPATMKEIYVPKTKHEKAMQRALLQFKNPKYYTLVYEALTEAGRTDLIGNGPKCLIRDKSHNSKNNSYSKSKESNTVDKSNKTNANRGNKGKQISDNHKSRNTKGKNNAKTTAKHKSRSRQ
- a CDS encoding PFL family protein; the protein is MNTNNILETIKMIEEEKLDVRTITMGISLLDCIDPDGNKARTKIYDKITKSAERLVEVGRQIETEFGIPIVNKRVSITPMSIIAGATDETSYVEFARTLDRAAETLGIDFLGGFSALVQKGCTKGDKILIQSIPEALAVTKKVCASVNVGCTKSGINMNAVRDMAEVIKRTAELTKDAKGFGCAKLVVFANAVEDNPFMAGAFHGVGEAERIINVGVSGPGVVKRALEKVRGESFDVVAETIKQTAFKVTRMGELVANEASKRLNVPFGIVDLSLAPTPAVGDSVAEILEEIGLEQVGTHGTIAALAMLNDAVKKGGVMACSHVGGLSGAFIPVSEDAGMIDAVNSGCLNLEKLEGMTCVCSVGLDMIAIPGDTPTSTIAGMIADEAAIGVINNKTTAVRIIPAPGCKIGDMVEFGGLLGSAPVMKVNGKSSEIFANRGGRIPAPIHSFKN
- a CDS encoding ACT domain-containing protein encodes the protein MKAILTVIGQDKVGIIAGVSNKMLEYSINILDVNQTIMQGFFTMIMVLDCKDMNRSFEDVRAGLVSEGERLGVEVKIQREEIFKSMHSL
- a CDS encoding polysaccharide deacetylase family protein; translation: MDSTNIKRVRYNKRKRRRKRSKTNIGILVKLILCVAVIFTSIMISIDKQEKATLNMGLSEVNEQDENNNGDTTAEAGEKREDEIVWVNDNRGVPVICYHSITEDKTKKGPIVIPVENFKEQLKTIKDAGYITLTMAELNGYLYENKPIPEKSVIITFDDGYRDNYTLAFPILKELNMKATIFVISSFMNRSDCLSPEELKEMSDYGIDIESHTVSHKRLSDMNYKTQLKELKDSKVAIEKVTGKPVTAIAYPEGKYNDNTKKAVVEAGYAMGFTIERGYADRNDLSTRLNRICVDYTYKPNNILNVLKNLKK